The genomic region GCGCGCTTCGAGCGATGCCAGCAGCGTCTCGCGCTGCGCGATGTCGGCAAGCAGTTCGCTGTGCTCGGCTTCCTCGCTGTTCAATGCGGTGGCGGCGGCCTTGGCCTTGTCGAACTCGACCTGCAGCTGGTTCATCTTCGCCTCGGCCGCCGCCACGGCGGCGCGGGCCGAGGGAATGTGCTGCGCGGTCTCCTGCGCCTCGCGAGCATCGGCCAGCGCGATCTGCGCCAGCGTCAACTGACGCTGCAGGTCCGCCAGCCGCTGATAGACGATGTGCCCACCACCCCGATTGTCGGCGGCGACGAACGAGAGCGTCGGGTGCGCCTTGCGGAATTCGGCCAACTCCTTGCGAGCCTGCGTCAACGCGTCGTTCTGCTGGTCCCGCTTGGCCTCCAACACCTTCAGCACCTCGCTGGCGGTGTTCTTGTACTCGGCCGAGACACGGGCGCTGTACGAACCCACGACCTTCTCGACGATCTCGGTCGCCTCGGCCGGCACGGGGGAGTCGAGCGAGACCGTGATCGTCCCGTCGCGCTTGCCCACCTCAACCGCAAGGTTGGACTTCAAGTATTGAACCGGATCGGTGGCGTCGGCGAACGTGACCATCGACCCCGTGTCGAGCTGCGCGACCGCGTCGGCAATCACCGGCGTCGACGTCAGCAGCGTCGTCTGCACGTACACGTAGTTCTCATCGCTGCCCAACACCGCGGCGCCGTCGGCGGCGGCGGTGATGCGCGGCGTGTTCCGCTCGACGTAAATCTGCGAGTAACCCGTGTACAGCGGCGTCGCGTTCTTCAGGTAAAACATCCCACCCACGATCGCGGCTGCAACGCAACCCAGGACCGTCAGCTTGCGACGCCATGCGATCGCCAGCAACGACTTCGGTGTAATCTCGGCGGCGGCGCCCTCCCCGGCGTCAACCATGTGCGCCTCGGCGCCACGGCGACCGGCCGCATGCTCGCCCGAAGTCTTACGCGACAGAAAACTCATCGTACCGCTCCAATGCTCTTTGAGAGGGAATCACCGCGCTTCTTCATCCAACCGGAACCAGTAGCCTTTGGCCCGGCACTACCTGACCAGCCACGGGACAATCGCCCGTCTGACCAGCACCAAGTTGTCAATTCGACACTTGCCGGAAGAAGCTGGACCTTACCATTCAACGTCGAACAACGCAGACGCTTAAATGACCACAGTCCACGATCAGGCACCCACGAAGCAACGTCAATTAACTCCGGAAATCGTACCAAGTCAAGGTGATTCCGCCTGCATGCGGCCTTTCCTGAACGTCTCCGTAGCGAAATCGGTGCCAATTTCGCAAAAATCCTGTTGGGCCTGTTTCGGTCGCTGCTCACCGACTCTGCTGCCCAAAAAAGCACGTCTTACCAGACCTAGCTGCTTACATCTGCCGCACGCGAAGTCGCGATTGGCCAATTTCCGGTCAGTTGCGGACTGCCTATTTTATCGACATTGCCCGAACGATCACTCGAACCCGAACCAGCCAAACCTTTGTCAGAGTGTTATCGGCCCTCGACCGGTTTGGCCTTCACGATCCTTTTCTACCCAACCTCCTGACCCATCATGCGACCGGCTTACCGACGTACATGGACTGGCGGCTGCCGGTCGTGTTGTAGATGTACCCGTCGATCACGTCGGCGACCGTCGAGTTGTTAGTGAACGGTAGCGCCGTCAGCTGCGTCCAGGCGTTGGCCCGTGGGTCGTACGCCTGCACGTCGGCGACGCCCTTCAGGTGAGCGTACTCGCCACCAACGACGATGAGGCGCGCGCCCATCGCGAACGTCGATGATCCAATATGCGATATTCCGCGCGACATGCCCGCCAAATCCGTCCATTTATTGGTGGCCGGGTCGTAGGCCTGCACGGTTGTGCGGGTCGTGAGGTTAGCGTCCGTATTATGTTGCCCACCGATCGCATAGACCTTCCCGTCCAGCGCCGCGTAACCCATGTGACTGCGCGGATCGGGATTGACGGCCTTGGCGACCCAGGTGTTGCTGCCGTCCAGCTTCATCATCCAGTGTTCCCCGCGGTCCCTGCGGCTGGTGTCGACGCCACCGAAGAAGTGCAGGGCGCCGTCGGTGTACACCAGGGCGCCCGAACCCCGCGCTTCCGGCAGCGGCGTGACGCTCGTGAACGTGTTCGAGTCGACGTTGTACTTCCAGACGTTTCGCGTCGCGAAGGACTGGTCGTACCCGGTCGCCTTTAAGCCCGTGTAAGCGCCGGCGAAGT from Tepidisphaeraceae bacterium harbors:
- a CDS encoding kelch repeat-containing protein; translation: VANGNYTLRLHFVEPVMSGANQRVFSVAAEGRTIISNLDLHAEAGARTAVVKSFDLAVNDGTLNLRLFSTKDNAIISGIELVPQDSESPQFTEIQWSDRNAASPVTRSEALKGVVDGKLYVFGGFSGSAGPIVRSDVYDPKTNGWTRIADLPARITHVGVAVVGRDIYFAGAYTGLKATGYDQSFATRNVWKYNVDSNTFTSVTPLPEARGSGALVYTDGALHFFGGVDTSRRDRGEHWMMKLDGSNTWVAKAVNPDPRSHMGYAALDGKVYAIGGQHNTDANLTTRTTVQAYDPATNKWTDLAGMSRGISHIGSSTFAMGARLIVVGGEYAHLKGVADVQAYDPRANAWTQLTALPFTNNSTVADVIDGYIYNTTGSRQSMYVGKPVA